A window from Cinclus cinclus chromosome 4, bCinCin1.1, whole genome shotgun sequence encodes these proteins:
- the LOC134043665 gene encoding histone H1.11L-like — protein sequence MSEIAPAPAAEAAPPSPAKVPAAKKPKKAASGSKARKPAGPSVTELITKAVSASKERKGLSLAALKKALAAGGYDVEKNNSRIKLGLKSLVSKGTLVQTKGTGASGSFRLNKKPGEVKEKAPKKRAPAAKPKKPASAAKPKKAAAVKKSPKAKKPAAKKAAKSPRKAVAKVAKPKKAAAAAKSPAKAVLKPKAAKPNAPRAKVAKAKKAASKK from the coding sequence ATGTCCGAGATCGCTCCCGCCCCCGCCGCTGAGGCAGCGCCCCCCTCCCCGGCCAAAGTTCCCGCCGCCAAGAAGCCAAAGAAGGCGGCGAGCGGCTCCAAAGCCCGCAAGCCCGCGGGGCCCAGCGTCACCGAGCTGATCACCAAGGCCGTGTCCGCCTCCAAGGAGCGCAAGGGGCTCTCGCTCGCCGCGCTCAAGAAGGCGCTGGCCGCCGGCGGCTACGATGTGGAGAAGAACAACAGCCGCATCAAGCTGGGGCTCAAGAGCCTCGTCAGCAAGGGCACCCTGGTGCAGACCAAGGGCACCGGCGCCTCCGGCTCTTTCCGCCTCAACAAGAAGCCGggagaagtgaaagaaaaagccccGAAGAAGAGGGCGCCTGCAGCCAAGCCCAAGAAGCCCGCCAGCGCCGCTAAGCCCAAGAAAGCGGCGGCGGTGAAGAAGAGCCCCAAGGCCAAGAAGCCGGCGGCCAAGAAAGCAGCCAAGAGTCCCAGGAAAGCAGTAGCAAAGGTTGCTAAGCCCAAGAaggcggcggcagcagcgaaGAGCCCGGCTAAGGCAGTCTTGAAACCTAAAGCAGCCAAGCCTAATGCTCCAAGGGCAAAAGTGgccaaggcaaagaaggcagcGTCCAAGAAGTGA
- the LOC134043677 gene encoding histone H2A-IV isoform X2 translates to MSGRGKQGGKARAKAKSRSSRAGLQFPILELAGNAARDNKKTRIIPRHLQLAIRNDEELNKLLGKVTIAQGGVLPNIQAVLLPKKTDSHKAKAK, encoded by the exons ATGTCCGGGCGCGGGAAGCAGGGCGGGAAGGCGCGCGCCAAGGCCAAGTCGCGCTCGTCGCGGGCCGGGCTGCAGTTCCCC ATCCTGGAGCTGGCGGGCAACGCGGCCCGCGACAACAAGAAGACGCGCATCATCCCCCGCCACCTGCAGCTGGCCATCCGCAACGACGAGGAGCTCAACAAGCTGCTGGGCAAGGTGACGATCGCGCAGGGCGGCGTGCTGCCCAACATCCAGGCCGTGCTGCTGCCCAAGAAGACCGACAGCCACAAGGCTAAAGCCAAATGA
- the LOC134043677 gene encoding histone H2A-IV isoform X1, with amino-acid sequence MSGRGKQGGKARAKAKSRSSRAGLQFPVGRVHRLLRKGNYAERVGAGAPVYLAAVLEYLTAEILELAGNAARDNKKTRIIPRHLQLAIRNDEELNKLLGKVTIAQGGVLPNIQAVLLPKKTDSHKAKAK; translated from the coding sequence ATGTCCGGGCGCGGGAAGCAGGGCGGGAAGGCGCGCGCCAAGGCCAAGTCGCGCTCGTCGCGGGCCGGGCTGCAGTTCCCCGTGGGCCGCGTGCACCGGCTGCTGCGCAAGGGCAACTACGCGGAGCGCGTGGGCGCCGGCGCCCCGGTGTACCTGGCGGCCGTGCTGGAGTACCTGACGGCCGAGATCCTGGAGCTGGCGGGCAACGCGGCCCGCGACAACAAGAAGACGCGCATCATCCCCCGCCACCTGCAGCTGGCCATCCGCAACGACGAGGAGCTCAACAAGCTGCTGGGCAAGGTGACGATCGCGCAGGGCGGCGTGCTGCCCAACATCCAGGCCGTGCTGCTGCCCAAGAAGACCGACAGCCACAAGGCTAAAGCCAAATGA
- the LOC134043691 gene encoding histone H2B 1/2/3/4/6, whose translation MPEPAKSAPAPKKGSKKAVTKTQKKGDKKRKKSRKESYSIYVYKVLKQVHPDTGISSKAMGIMNSFVNDIFERIAGEASRLAHYNKRSTITSREIQTAVRLLLPGELAKHAVSEGTKAVTKYTSSK comes from the coding sequence ATGCCTGAGCCGGCCAAGTCCGCCCCCGCGCCCAAGAAGGGCTCCAAGAAAGCCGTGACCAAGACGCAGAAGAAAGGCGACAAGAAGCGCAAGAAGAGCCGCAAGGAGAGCTACTCCATCTACGTGTACAAGGTGCTGAAGCAGGTGCACCCGGACACGGGCATCTCGTCCAAGGCCATGGGCATCATGAACTCCTTCGTCAACGACATCTTCGAGCGCATCGCCGGCGAGGCGTCGCGCCTGGCGCACTACAACAAGCGCTCCACCATCACGTCGCGGGAGATCCAGACGGCCGTGCGCCTGCTGCTGCCCGGCGAGCTGGCCAAGCACGCCGTGTCCGAGGGCACCAAGGCTGTCACCAAGTACACCAGCTCCAAGTAG
- the LOC134043680 gene encoding histone H2A-IV isoform X2, whose translation MSGRGKQGGKARAKAKSRSSRAGLQFPILELAGNAARDNKKTRIIPRHLQLAIRNDEELNKLLGKVTIAQGGVLPNIQAVLLPKKTDSHKAKAK comes from the exons ATGTCCGGGCGCGGGAAGCAGGGCGGGAAGGCGCGCGCCAAGGCCAAGTCGCGCTCGTCGCGGGCCGGGCTGCAGTTCCCC ATCCTGGAGCTGGCGGGCAACGCGGCCCGCGACAACAAGAAGACGCGCATCATCCCCCGCCACCTGCAGCTGGCCATCCGCAACGACGAGGAGCTCAACAAGCTGCTGGGCAAGGTGACGATCGCGCAGGGCGGCGTGCTGCCCAATATCCAGGCCGTGCTGCTGCCCAAGAAGACCGACAGCCACAAGGCAAAAGCCAAGTAA
- the LOC134043680 gene encoding histone H2A-IV isoform X1 — protein MSGRGKQGGKARAKAKSRSSRAGLQFPVGRVHRLLRKGNYAERVGAGAPVYLAAVLEYLTAEILELAGNAARDNKKTRIIPRHLQLAIRNDEELNKLLGKVTIAQGGVLPNIQAVLLPKKTDSHKAKAK, from the coding sequence ATGTCCGGGCGCGGGAAGCAGGGCGGGAAGGCGCGCGCCAAGGCCAAGTCGCGCTCGTCGCGGGCCGGGCTGCAGTTCCCCGTGGGCCGCGTGCACCGGCTGCTGCGCAAGGGCAACTACGCGGAGCGCGTGGGCGCCGGCGCCCCGGTGTACCTGGCGGCCGTGCTGGAGTACCTGACGGCCGAGATCCTGGAGCTGGCGGGCAACGCGGCCCGCGACAACAAGAAGACGCGCATCATCCCCCGCCACCTGCAGCTGGCCATCCGCAACGACGAGGAGCTCAACAAGCTGCTGGGCAAGGTGACGATCGCGCAGGGCGGCGTGCTGCCCAATATCCAGGCCGTGCTGCTGCCCAAGAAGACCGACAGCCACAAGGCAAAAGCCAAGTAA